A region of the Ranitomeya imitator isolate aRanImi1 chromosome 5, aRanImi1.pri, whole genome shotgun sequence genome:
AGCCCGCGTACGGAGGGAGGACAAGCGCTCCCTGCAGGGACGAGTCCGTGTATGGAGGGAGAACAAGCGCTCCCTGCATGGACGAGCCTGCGTACGGAAGGAGGACAAGCGCTCCCTGCAGGGACGAGCCTGCGTACGGAAGGAGGACAAGCGCTCCCTGCAGGGACGAGCCCGCGTACGGAGGGAGGACAAGCGCTCCCTGCAGGGACGAGTCCGTGTATGGAGGGAGAACAAGCGCTCCCTGCATGGACGAGCCCGCGTACGGAGGGAGGACAAGCGCTCCCTGCAGGGACGAGTCCGTGTATGGAGGGAGAACAAGCGCTCCCTGCAGGGACCAACCCGCGTACAGAGGGAGGACAAGCGCTCCCTGCAGTGACCAACCCGCGTACGGAGGGAGAACAAGCGCTCCCTGCAGGGACGAGTCCGCGTATGGAGGGAGAACAAGCGCTCCCTGCATGGACGAGCCTGCGTACGGAGGGAGGACAAGCGCTCCCTGCAGGGACGAGTCCGTGTATGGAGGGAGGACAAGCGCTCCCTGCAGTGACCAACCCGCGTACAGAGGGAGGACAAGCGCTCCCTGCAGTGACCAACCCGCGTACGGAGGGAGAACAAGCGCTCCCTGCAGGGACGAGTCCGCGTATGGAGGGAGAACAAGCGCTCCCTGCATGGACGAGCCCGTGTACGGAGAGAGGACAAGCGCTCCCTGCAGGGACGAGTCCGTGTATGGAGGGAGAACAAGCGCTCCCTGCAGGGACGAGCCCGCGTACGGAGGGAGGACAAGCGCTCCCTGTAGGGACGAGTCCGTGTATGGAGGGAGAACAAGCGCTCCCTGCATGGACGAGCCCGCGTACGGAGGGAGGACAAGCGCTCCCTGCAGTGACCAACCCGCGTACAGAGGGAGGACAAGCGCTCCCTGCAGTGACCAACCCGCGTACGGAGGGAGGACAAGCGCTTCCTGCATGGATGAGCCCGCGTACGGAGGGAGGACAAGCGCTCCCTACAGGGACGAGCCTGCGTACGGAGGGAGGACAAGTGCTCCCTGCAGGGACGAGTTCGTGTATGGAGGGAGAACAAGCGCTCCCTGCAGTGACCAACCCGCGTACGGAGGGAGGACAAGCGCTCTCTGCAGTGACCAACCCGCGTACGGAGGGAGGACAAGCGCTTCCTGCATGGATGAGCCCGCGTACGGAGGGAGGACAAGCGCTTCCTGCATGGATGAGCCCGCGTACGGAGGGAGGACAAGCGCTCCCTGCAGGGACGAGCCCGCGTACGGAGGGAGGACAAGCGCTCCCTGCAGTGACCAACCCGCATACGGATGGAGGACAAGTGCTTCCTGCAGGGACGAGCCTGCGTACGGAGGGAGGACAAGCGCTCCCTGCAGGGACGAGCCCGCGTACGGAGGGAGGACAAGCGCTCCCTGCAGTGACCAACCCGCATACGGAGGGAGGACAAGTGCTTCCTGCAGGGACGAGCCCGCGTACGGAGGGAGGACAAGCGTTCCCTGCAGTGACCAACCCGCATACGGAGGGAGGACAAGTGCTTCCTGCAGGGACGAGCCCGCGTACGGAGGGAGGACAAGCGTTCCCTGCAGTGACCAACCCGCATACGGAGGGAGGACAAGTGCTTCCTGCAGGGACGAGCCCGCATACAGAGGGAGGACAAGTGCTTCCTGCAGGGACGAGCCCGCATACAGAGGGAGGACAAGCGCTCCCTGCCGGGATGAGCCTGGATAAATACGTGACTGCGGAGATGGAAAAATGAACGTGCAAAAAGGAAAAATTGGTGAGTCCATAAGGGGTTAAGCAGCAATTTCCTCCGTCTTGCTATGGGGTCTTTGTACTTAGATTGACAGCTACTTTATTAATGAGGTGCTGTTATTTGGGGGGATGTTATGACAGTATTAGGTGTGGGAGCTGCACACTGCACCATGTTATGATATATCACTGAGGTGAAATATCTGAGAGGAGGGAGGACTGGAGGCAAAAATTTCCTCACACCTCCCGGATAATACACAGGCAGCTCATCCTGTCCTGGTAGAGAGCGACGCTGCCCACAGTAAACATGGCGGCGTCTCGCGAGAACGCCCTGCGGAATGCCTAACGTCACGCCGCCACCCTGACGTCACTTCCGGTATTTACATTGCAGCGAAGAGAGATGGAAGACGAGGTTCTCGGCCAGGCGCTGCGGTGACCATGGTGAGTGTCGGTGTTATACGGGGGCGTGTGACGTCATGTGTGCTGGGGAGACTCTGGTGTGATGTCATTGCAAGAGAAAGCCGCAGATAGTCACCCTGCGGACGCGCTGGGGTCACCGAGTTACAGGACGTACGACttggtccattttttttttttttaaatgtgctttcTAGGAGCTGgaacttttttgcatttttttttcatttgagaatatatttttaataattttttttatttatttttttaaatgtaaccttgagacagaaaaaaatattttcagtGTCCAGATCCGGCTGTGTCATCCATAGTGTGAGAGGGAGGGCCGCCCTgatccgctgattggctgcagcggtcacattacCGTGTTACACAAGCGGTGCTGGAAGCGAATAGAAAGGGTGGGGGGTTTGTTGTTGGGGGGGTCTCGCATGGGACTAGACTTGGGAAGGGCTGTGGACGGCCCCTCTGACTTTAGAAACTGTAATGTTTGGTTTTTATGCTGCTAATATTTCCAGTTGGTTTTTCTTGTAGACGCTTTTTTTTTatcctattttttttgttttatgtatgtgtggtgtaaaaaaaaataataaaaagataatatatatatatatatatatatatatatatatatatatatatatatatatatatatatatatatatatatatatatatatatattctgttgatcacttttcttttttttttcatttgacagATGGTTGTAAGAAAGAACAGTAATGTTTTGCTTTTAATGTTTCTCCATGGAAATAAAAATTATGTTTAGAATTTTGTCTATTAACCCCTTATACAggtttatttttatatattctaACGgccatagcatgattttttttctaTCCTTCTGTCAACACAGTCCCATGATTTGTTTTGCTGGGGTGAGTTGTCCTTTTGACTGACACCTTGTGTACAGTACTTATCAGACAATATACTGTAGAATGAGGGGACATCTGAATAGATTGAACCTGGGAAGATAGAATAAAAACAACAATCTCCCCATTGTTTTTGGATTCTGTTTTTACAGTGTTaattgtatgcaaaaaaaaaaaaaaaaagacttggaaattttgattctccaggtcagggccAGTACAAGGACCGCAATAgcaaactgttttttttatttttttttttttttattttctttgcagCTTTTACAGGCCCAGACAATTAATTTTGTATTTtgataaatctcactttttttggatgCAGTGATgccaaataagtttttttttttttttttttttttttttttttttaatgggtagaAGGATAATTCACATTTGGGGTACATTTGCAGCGGCCAGATATTGCAGCATTGTGAATACGATTTCAAGAAATACCATTCCCACTATGTGTGTGCAGGCGCCCTCGGCTTCCCTGTGGAGACACACATGCGgctcatctttccagactgcagcatgtcgatTTGACTTGCGGAGACGTAAGATAAAtctcaccaatagaatgtattgggtGCGGTGATTCCGCAAAGTTCAATTAATACAATGCGgagtcacctgcattcaatagacggcagcgctttggacggagcggacatgtgctgcatccaaagcgctgctaccgATTACTGACCGACTGCACCTACCCTTATAGATGTGGTTTGTTgttgtgttttgttatttttataagCTATTTTTGAGCCTTTTTTAGGGGACTTTATTGTAATATTAAATACATCCATACTATTATATAGTGTAAATCCGTTTCCTATGATCCTCAGCACGTGGCTGAGCTTCTCAGGAGTGCCAAGATGGCAGCTCTGGGGCCTTCACCTACCACAATGACCCATAAGTTGCCTGAGATCATGTAGTGAGGGGCTGATGGGAGCCTGTGCTCTGTCCACCAGCAAACCACTCCAGTTCTACAGTGTCCTCTAAATGGTTAATCAGAGCTCCACTCCAGTTGCTGCAGTTAGCCATGTATCCTGGCTATGTAATTGCTGCCATTGTGTGCCCTCTCGAGCTCCGCTCCCCCGCTAAAGGAGGATGGGCTTTCAAAGTGGCACTCCATCAATGATTGACTGTGgctgttaaggggttaaaccacctaGGAGGGGGTTAAAGGGCCGAGCTGCAGTACCGGAGATTGGCCAGGGGGCTGTGCTGTTCCGGGTTCTAACTCTGTTTACATCCAGCGCCTGTGATCTGCAAATAGCTGATGATTAGGGGGTACCGCTTGTCAGCCCCCTGCCCACCTGGTATCGAGTCCCTATCCTATGGATATTACCTTTTACAGATTCAGTACAAAAATAGTCCATCGTAAGAGTCCCCAGTAATAAAAGGTGAAATCTAAACCTGCATGTATGCCCCCTGGCGAAGCTGATCTGCCCTCCGCACCCTCACTAATCCTCACTGTATCCTCTGCCAGGTTTTCTGGTGACGACACTTCCATGGAATTTTGCCCGTGGGAGATCTGGCAGCGTGCACACGTGGGGAGCGTTTAGCTTGGGTATGTGCTGGGTTCTTACTCTGCAGGGCGGTGGATGGCGTTATCTAGGGCAGCGGATAAGCCCGTGTTCTCGGATGTCCTGTGTACGTACAGTAGATGCTCGGCCACCGGATCCCGTGTAATCCCCTGTCCCTTGACTCAGCGCCTTCTCTCCATCCATCGCTTGTGCGTGTGATTATGTGACGTCCGCCGCCATCTGCTCGCCCTGTGTCTATAAATACCTGGATAAAGTGTGACTGCTGCAGAAAGTGTAAGGACACGTGACGTCCACAGGGGGCAGGACTGCTGGCCATATACATGCCCATCTCATCCACACACTTCTGGTCACACAAGATAACCCCTCGCCTATCATTGTGCAACACCAACGCTGACCAATTACCCTCAATACACCCATAATCTATCagaattaaagggcttgtccactactactTTATATTTTAGAAATGGACCCATGGTAGTCCAAAAATAAAGACCCCCTCAATGCCTCTTGTGTTGCCTGCTGACCTCTTTCAGGTGGTGGACATCACATGAGTATTCTTTGAAAACCATGCCCTTGTATCTTGCATGCTTTCATCTTAAAGCTGGGTGGTGTGGGTTATCAATCTGCCGTGTAACTACAACTACCAGCATGCTCTGCTAGATTGCTGCTTGAATTTGTTACCTAAGAAGTGTACAGCTGCTGATTTCCAGCCAGGGTGCATCATCTTGTGCTTTTATTGACCTCCTTATCtacatctgtatgcagtgagctccccctagtggtggccgcaggctGCTAGAAATGTTATTGCTCGCCTCTATGGCTGTACAGAGGGTTCGGTGCTGCGTTTCAGAACAACGGGGAAAAAATAAGTTTTTAgtctaacacttttttttttttgccacaaattttTAACCACTTTGTGCCTCTTTTCAGCATAGTTATGGGAACAAGACAGTTCTCTGGGCAGCACTATATAGAAATTCCACCTTGTCATCCTCCATTTTTCTTTTGTAGAATGATGAAGCAGTTCAGACATGAGGGAAGCTGACAAGACCGATGCCATGAAGCCACAAGACAGGTACGGGGCCGTTTCACCATAGGGTGGTGTCCAATGGCGCGGCAGACCCTGTCGCACTCATTTTATAGTGCCGCACCCTCTGCCCACGGTGTCTGTACATAAACCGTAAATGCCGGCGTCCGTCGCATCCATGGCTGCTGCAGAGAAGCACTCGTGTGGTTAAATCACAATCATGGGAACCATTGACATGCATTTTTTAGGATTTTCAGGATGGCGGGGAGGAGCGGCGAGAGGAAACGGTGCGACTCCTTTGTGAACAGCTTGTTTGAAGAAGCAGAAGACGCAGGCGTCCTGAACGCTTCTCCAGAAGACGAGGTGCGTCCCGTGTCATTCCAGCGATGGGAATATTCACACGCCGGTGTGGTGACGTATAGGCCCCTCCTAGCATTGCTGCGTTCTGGGGTATTTGGGGTGTGTTCACATGCGTCAGACTTCTGTGACTGATGACGTTTGTAGAAATCCACTTTCTATCAAAATGACCTTATCGAACTGAACTAAAGCCACGGACATTTCTGCCACGTGAGACTTCACCCTTTGTTAGCGTAGCAGCCCAGTACTCCCCAAGACCCCCGGGCTTATTCTAGTAGGTGGGGTTATATGTGGGGAAAGTAGGACCTGCCTTTGCACCAATACTTTACTGTGTGGGTTTTTTTGCAGGCAGAAGTCGTAATAAAGATGTGGAAGAACGGGTTCACAATCAATGACGGTCATCTCAGGGACTATAGCGATGCTGCAAATCGTCAGTTTATGGATTCCATGAAGAAGGGGTAAGTGTGGAGTAGGGCACAGCACAGCGTGTGTATTCGTAAGCTGTACCTAGAGGTGTTCAGGGGTAGCACTAGGCACCTACCGCCTGAATGCAAAATTTCATGTGTACGTCATTGAGGAAGAGGCTCAGGAGCTTAAATCTCTCCAGATCCAATAAATGCTGGCTGTGCTGCACAGCTGGCGTCTGAGCTCCAATTCCAGCTCTCAACCATTTAAATTTCACTCTCAGGCTCCAATAGCGGCAATTAAATAGCACATCTGATGATGATAATGATCACGGGGCACCAATGGCTCACCTTAACAGTTGGAGGTCTGCCAAAGCCCCCCGCgtcactgccatcttggtactcccgtGACGTTTGGTTACTGGAGGAGctttcgtaggatacttcaatgttCACTGTATATTGCAATACTGTGATATAGCAGACTAGAGAATAAGCGATTCAACGATTCACAGGTTCGTGTCCTCTGGGCAGTAAAAGTAAAGTAAAACATaaggaaaaaaaagttaataaatataaAAAGTAAAGTTTGAAACTTTATCAATACATAAATAATAAACTTATGTTGTCTCGCCGCGTTCCTTATGGTCCGTTTTGTCAAACTCTTAAATTAATTAACCATAAATTTACCATATACTGAATaacataaaaacaaaacccaaaaaacaatgatgGTATTGCATTATATTTATTTTCtaccattttttttcttgattgGCGTTCTTTCCTTATGTTTTTTTTAAGTAAATTATAGTAAGGTTTTCATTCAAACCTACAAGTTATCCCACAAGAAAAGGAGCCTCCTGCAGCTACAAATGTGGctcaaagtgttggcacccttgaaattgttccagaaaataaagtatatttcccagaaaattattgcagttgcacatgttttgttataacACATGATTATTTCctctgtgtgtattggaacaaaaaaaaaaaacaacttgaaaATAAGGCAAATTTTACATAATTTCACGCAAAACCCTAAAAATAgacctgacaaaattgttggcacctttccaaaattttgGGTAAACGACTTttcttcaagcatgtgatgctcgttaacactcacctgtggcaagtaacgggTGCAGGCAATATGAGAATCACACCTGAAACTAGTTAAAAAGGGGAAAAGCTGACTCGGTCTTTacattgtgtatctgtgtgtgccacactaagcatggaaaattgagaagagaactgtctgagaacttgagaaccaaaattgttgaaaaatatcaacaatctcaaggttacaagtccatccccAGGGATCTGTCAACATCCAGCTAATGATTGCACAGGATAATTTTGTATCCGTCCTCAGACAGCAGTACACAAACCTTTGCTAAACCGCGCTTGTAAATGTTTCTGTTTGTGATGTCATTGACGTGCGGTGATGTAACACCATATGGACCATGCACTACAGTGCACACGTGGCAATAATACCGGGTAATGCCATATAAGCCTCTCATGGCTCTTAGTTTTGCACATGGCTGATGACCTGTATTCTTGTGTACCAGAGAGCTGCCCCCGGAGCTGCACAAGACATTTGCAAAGAAAGAATTGTCTGTTAATGTGGAAGACAGAAAAGGTGAAGAGTACACGATAAGAAAAAAGCGGGTGGATCCATTCTCCGGGCAAGGGCACCGTTTGGGAAGGTGAGGATTATACAGTAACCTGAGCAATTCAGTCAATAGGGATATAAAAAGGACCTGtcggttaaagaagaaaaaaaaaaaagcttaatacATTGTAAAAATCCTTGCGCTCCTCTGATTCTGACACGTTTTTCAAGTTTTGCTCCAAGTCGTTCCATTGCTGAGATATTCACATTTATTGCTTTTAGAGCACGGTATGTGATATCTATTCTTGTAGCTCAACTGGCAGTTTCTTCTgagtcttctctgggggcgtgcgctttcacccctccctcccagaggctgccaatcacagctcggcCTCTTAGACTGCTAGAtcagctgctgagctgtgattggcagcctctgggagggaggggtgaaagcgcacgcccccagagaagactcAGAAGAAACTGCCAGTTGAGCTACAAGAAGAGATCTCACATACCGTGCTCTAAAAGAAACAGATGCAGCACAAAACTGAAAAAAGGGCTGAAATGGGAGAGCCCAGGGGTTACAaggtattttaattatttatttttattttttagcaagagGTCGTTTTTTATACAGGGAGTTTCACTGCACTAGTGAGGTTATATGCAATTATTTTCCATGGTCTCTAGGCATTATAAACACAAAGGGCTATATTTTTAATTACTGTCTAATTTCTCTTTATAATGGCTGATCATGCTGTTTGACATGACTGTCATGCTCATGGATGCATATATTACGCCGATTATTAACAGataattggtgtgtgtgtgtgtatatatgtatatatgtatgtatgtatgtgtgtgtgtgtgtgtgtgtgtatatatatatatatatatttgccccgCCACCATGGATGCCCTGCCTC
Encoded here:
- the UBXN2A gene encoding UBX domain-containing protein 2A, with protein sequence MREADKTDAMKPQDRIFRMAGRSGERKRCDSFVNSLFEEAEDAGVLNASPEDEAEVVIKMWKNGFTINDGHLRDYSDAANRQFMDSMKKGELPPELHKTFAKKELSVNVEDRKGEEYTIRKKRVDPFSGQGHRLGSATPNVITRAGSGLENGGEESLPVVDLDAGEAATNLKIWLADGKRIVQKFNTTHRISDVRNFVERIPCKSEKMPFMLATSFPLQNLLDETLTIHEARLQNAVLVQRVQKSTEAFRNC